The Microbacterium sp. SORGH_AS_0862 region GGTCCGCAGCTCCACCAGGTCTGATGTCGCAGCCGGACGCGCCTCGTACTCCGCCGGTGCCTCCGGCTGTCGCCATCGCCCTGACGCTCGCCGGGTTCTTCGCTCTGGTCATCGCCGCGTTCGGGATGGTGAGCCTGCTCGCGGACGTCGAGGTCGTTCCGGTGGCGGGTGTCGGGCAGGCGCCCGGAATCGTCGGAGTGCTCCTCGCCTGCGGCGTCTACGCCGCCGGCACCGCCCTCGTGCTCCGACCGGGCAACCCCGCCTACACCGGAGCGCTGTTCATCGCGGTCGCCGTGTGGTTCGTGTACAGCCTCAGTGCGGGGGTCGTCGGCGCCGTCGCGTCGGAGGACGTGGCGGTCGGGCTCTCGCTCATGGCCCGTCTGTTGACTGGCTGGCAGGGCGGCGTCGTGGGCATCGCGGCGGCGGTTGCGGCCTGGTGCGCGATCGCGCTCGTACGCACGCGCGCGGGGCGGCCCCGATGGCCCTGGGAGGGCCGAGACGAGGCCTGATCGCGAACCCGACCGACCGCATGCGTGGATTTCCCGCGGAAAGACGCGGGCGGCGGCTACCTTTAGAGCGTGGAGCGCTCGCTCGAGACGCAGGTGAGCCAGGCCGTCGACGCCTGGCTGCGTTGGCTGCCCCGCTGGGAGCCGGCGACGCACCGCGGGCGGCTTGCGGTGTGCCGACGCTGCCTCGGCTCGCCGATCCTGTCGGCCGCGGGCCTCGGCGGCGACGTTCCGCACGCGGTTCAGCACGGCCTGTCCACCCGTTTGAAGACGGTCGTCGACCACGCGGTCGCGGAGTACACGGCGCGCAATCTTCCCCTGCTCCAGTCGGAGCTCGACCAGCAGGCGACGCGCAACCGCGCCCGCAGCTACCGACCCACCGAGGACCTCGAACCCGAGTACGACGGTCTGCCACTGGATCCGGACCCGATTCCGGGTGCGCCCTTCCTCTTCACCCTCGCGGGCATGGCCGCCGACGCGGATGCGGGCGTCCCCGCGCTTCCGCCGCTGTCCGACGAGGCGAAGGCGGCGCTGCGTCACGAGGTCGCGCTGGCCGACGACTACGCGAATCTGATCGGACGCGAAGTATGCCAGGTGCTGCTGCACCACCGCATCCGAATCCAAGCAGCGGTCGCGAAGTATGTAGAACCGCAGATCACCGCCATGCTGGAAGAGTTGACGCGTTCGCTCGACGTTCCTTTCGACCCCCGAGACCTCGACGGTCCCACTCCCTGAGGCAGTTCATCCATGCTCAACGCACTCGTCGCCGCTTACTCCTCGCCGTTGGTCCCCGACGCAGGAACCGTCGTGCTCCTCGTGCTCGTGTCGCTCGTGCCGTCGCTCCTGGTCTACGTCTGGGGTGCGCTCGCGCTGTCGCGGGTGTACGCGAAGCTCGGCATCGAGGGCTGGAAGGCCTGGATCCCGGTCTACAACGTCGCCGTCCTGTTCATCATCGGCGGCCTGAGCCCCTGGCTCCTGCTGCTCTACCTCATCCCGTTCTTCGGGCAGATCTTCGTCTACGTCGCCTTCATCACCGCCGCGCACCGGGTGAACGTCATGTTCGGACAGGGCGTGGGCATGACCGTGCTGGCGGCCTTGCTGTTCCCGGTCTGGGCGAGCGTTCTGGGCTTCGGCTCCGCCAGGCCGCTCGAGCAGGGCGCTCCGCGCCAGGCGACGGGCGGGGTCGAGGACCTTCTCGGGTTCGCGCCGCAGTACGCCCCGACCACCGACGAGTTCGGTGCCCGCCGCGACGTCCCGGCGCCATCGGCATGGATCCCCCCGGCACCGCCCGCGCCTGGCACCGCGGCGGCACCCGCCACCGCCGCGATGCCGA contains the following coding sequences:
- a CDS encoding spermidine/putrescine ABC transporter substrate-binding protein; this translates as MERSLETQVSQAVDAWLRWLPRWEPATHRGRLAVCRRCLGSPILSAAGLGGDVPHAVQHGLSTRLKTVVDHAVAEYTARNLPLLQSELDQQATRNRARSYRPTEDLEPEYDGLPLDPDPIPGAPFLFTLAGMAADADAGVPALPPLSDEAKAALRHEVALADDYANLIGREVCQVLLHHRIRIQAAVAKYVEPQITAMLEELTRSLDVPFDPRDLDGPTP